One region of Bacterioplanoides sp. SCSIO 12839 genomic DNA includes:
- a CDS encoding methyl-accepting chemotaxis protein has translation MSLLNSLSIKAKIFVLAGVAILGFIFNLMVSANINSANSDRLQMIQETFFPVVQDSKANLVRLEQIKELFSTAVSTGEMDFVANAEKIKEQVNLSLNMLEQIWSERASEVQATRSAFDLYFTSAKTLSVGMLDGSLDPSLIASTVDEMNKNLNQTKTLMEVYSEEGLSAFNQTVDASNQAAKNALSVGVTITLVAIVVISFVAWTTSSVIGKAVRNLVRSLRGIATGDGDLTQRIEKTSNDELGEVVEWFNQFVDKLHHNIGEVVNSTRPLAGVSDDLRNLTSQTSAIAESQNHATEVVSDVVAQMVGSVQEVSGNASSAAEAATEADAAAKQGREIVSDTVASINSLATEVERASDVIKQLESDTANVGSILDVIKGIAEQTNLLALNAAIEAARAGEQGRGFAVVADEVRTLASRTQDSTQEIQSVIEQLQTAAQSAVSVMSESQQRAQSSVSQAAKTDESLQAITEKVGSISRMNSDIASATEHQQQAALSIKDNVVEIKHRSEEAMSAVHQVEAASGSLTSISKSLQTVTDQFKV, from the coding sequence ATGAGTCTGCTTAACTCTTTAAGTATCAAGGCAAAAATCTTCGTTTTAGCTGGCGTGGCCATATTGGGCTTTATTTTTAACCTGATGGTTAGCGCCAATATTAACAGCGCCAATTCAGATCGCCTGCAAATGATCCAGGAAACATTTTTCCCGGTTGTTCAGGATTCAAAAGCAAACCTTGTCAGACTTGAGCAGATAAAAGAACTGTTCTCGACCGCTGTCAGTACCGGAGAAATGGATTTTGTAGCGAATGCTGAAAAAATCAAAGAGCAGGTGAATCTTAGTCTGAATATGCTTGAACAAATCTGGAGTGAGCGAGCTTCAGAAGTGCAGGCCACTCGCTCGGCATTTGATTTGTACTTTACATCCGCTAAAACGCTGTCGGTTGGTATGCTCGACGGTTCGCTTGACCCATCATTAATCGCTAGCACGGTTGATGAGATGAATAAAAACCTGAATCAAACCAAAACCTTGATGGAAGTATATTCGGAAGAGGGTTTGTCGGCATTTAATCAAACGGTCGATGCTTCTAATCAGGCCGCCAAAAATGCACTGTCTGTTGGCGTTACGATTACGCTGGTCGCAATTGTTGTTATTTCTTTTGTCGCATGGACCACCAGTTCGGTGATAGGCAAAGCTGTACGCAACCTGGTTCGCTCATTGAGAGGGATTGCCACGGGTGATGGTGATTTAACGCAACGAATCGAAAAGACATCCAATGACGAGCTGGGTGAAGTCGTTGAATGGTTTAATCAGTTTGTCGACAAACTCCACCACAATATCGGCGAAGTGGTGAATTCAACACGACCACTGGCCGGCGTCTCTGACGACCTACGCAATCTGACCAGTCAGACTTCAGCCATTGCTGAAAGTCAGAATCATGCAACTGAGGTGGTATCAGATGTTGTGGCCCAGATGGTAGGTAGTGTTCAGGAAGTCTCTGGCAATGCCAGCTCGGCTGCTGAGGCTGCAACAGAGGCAGATGCAGCAGCCAAACAAGGACGGGAAATTGTTTCGGATACAGTTGCCAGTATTAATAGCCTGGCAACTGAGGTTGAACGAGCCAGTGACGTAATCAAGCAATTAGAGTCTGATACGGCGAATGTCGGCAGTATTCTGGATGTGATCAAAGGTATTGCAGAACAAACCAATCTGCTGGCTTTAAATGCCGCGATTGAAGCGGCCCGGGCTGGTGAGCAGGGGCGTGGCTTCGCAGTGGTTGCTGATGAAGTAAGAACCCTGGCATCCAGAACGCAAGATTCAACCCAGGAAATTCAAAGTGTGATTGAGCAGTTGCAGACGGCCGCCCAGTCTGCGGTATCGGTCATGAGTGAGAGTCAGCAACGAGCTCAGAGCAGTGTCTCGCAGGCGGCTAAAACGGACGAAAGCCTGCAGGCGATTACGGAAAAGGTCGGTTCGATCAGTCGCATGAATTCTGATATTGCCAGCGCAACCGAGCATCAGCAGCAAGCTGCCCTGAGCATTAAAGACAATGTGGTCGAAATTAAACACCGTTCTGAAGAGGCGATGAGCGCCGTTCATCAAGTAGAAGCGGCCAGTGGATCGCTGACCAGTATTTCCAAGAGCCTGCAGACGGTGACAGATCAGTTCAAAGTCTGA
- the cysG gene encoding siroheme synthase CysG, protein MMNLPLVFRGDHASFVVVGGGNIAQRKIRTLLQANCPLQVVAPELPHDLQQQILNSPQANWQARLADESLDFADAGFVVLATDNGELNQALATKARSEGRKVCRVDQTTDNDFIFPAVIDRSPVLVAVSTSGGSPALTRYLKERLEAFLPLEYADLGNLMQSLRERIKQKLPAKERAAFWRRWIHSNVPELVISRQPERAEALSEALIAGSEETCGEAYLVGAGPGDPDLLTFRALRLIQSADVVYYDRLVNPRILEFISPDAEKFYVGKAKSDHAVPQEGINQLLVKSAQQGKRVLRLKGGDPFIFGRGGEEIEELAEAGVPFQVVPGITAASGCASYSGIPLTHRDHAQSVRFVTGHLKDGTCNLPWHELIHPHQTLVIYMGLTGIPVICQQLMDHDMAADTPIALIEKGTLPDQKVHISTIADMPAYVAEHTLQAPTLTVIGSVVSLHEKLAWKS, encoded by the coding sequence ATGATGAATTTACCCCTTGTGTTCCGGGGGGATCATGCCTCCTTTGTTGTGGTGGGTGGTGGCAACATCGCCCAGCGCAAAATTCGCACGCTGCTCCAGGCAAATTGCCCTTTGCAGGTGGTTGCCCCTGAGCTGCCGCACGACCTGCAACAACAAATCCTTAATAGCCCACAAGCTAATTGGCAGGCCCGGCTGGCGGATGAGTCGCTGGATTTTGCCGACGCCGGATTTGTAGTACTAGCGACCGACAATGGCGAGCTGAATCAGGCGCTGGCGACAAAGGCCCGAAGCGAAGGGCGTAAAGTCTGCCGGGTTGATCAGACAACTGACAACGATTTTATCTTTCCGGCGGTGATTGATCGCTCTCCAGTGCTGGTGGCGGTATCCACCAGTGGTGGCTCTCCAGCTCTAACGCGTTATCTGAAAGAGCGACTTGAAGCCTTTTTGCCGCTGGAGTACGCCGACTTGGGCAATCTGATGCAGTCGTTGCGCGAGCGCATTAAGCAAAAGCTGCCCGCCAAAGAACGAGCGGCATTCTGGCGCCGCTGGATACACTCGAATGTGCCGGAGCTGGTGATATCGCGTCAGCCTGAGCGTGCTGAGGCGTTAAGTGAAGCACTGATTGCCGGTTCTGAAGAAACTTGTGGTGAAGCGTATCTGGTAGGTGCCGGCCCTGGTGATCCAGACTTATTGACCTTTCGCGCTTTACGTCTGATTCAGAGTGCGGATGTGGTGTATTACGACCGATTGGTAAATCCAAGAATCCTGGAATTTATCTCGCCGGATGCCGAAAAGTTTTATGTTGGCAAAGCCAAAAGTGATCATGCGGTACCTCAGGAAGGTATTAACCAACTGCTGGTTAAATCCGCTCAGCAAGGCAAGCGGGTGTTGCGCTTAAAAGGCGGTGATCCGTTTATTTTTGGTCGTGGCGGTGAAGAAATTGAAGAGTTGGCCGAAGCCGGAGTGCCATTTCAGGTAGTGCCGGGGATTACCGCAGCCAGCGGTTGTGCCTCGTATTCCGGCATTCCGCTGACCCATCGAGATCACGCCCAAAGTGTTCGTTTTGTGACCGGCCACTTAAAAGATGGTACGTGTAACTTACCCTGGCATGAATTGATACATCCGCACCAAACGCTGGTGATTTATATGGGGTTAACCGGAATCCCGGTGATCTGTCAGCAGTTGATGGATCATGACATGGCTGCGGACACCCCAATTGCTTTGATCGAGAAGGGCACCTTGCCGGATCAGAAAGTGCATATATCAACGATTGCTGATATGCCTGCTTATGTCGCTGAACATACCTTGCAGGCGCCAACATTAACGGTAATTGGCTCTGTTGTGTCTCTTCATGAAAAGCTTGCCTGGAAATCCTGA
- the serS gene encoding serine--tRNA ligase: MLDIKFIRDNLDQVKAGLAKKGFTFDDIEFKRLDEARKSSLTKAQALQAEKKKASKQIGALIGQGMSPEDAKAQVMGSIDADITEAEAAAKQAEQALQNLLMSIPNVPHDEVPHGNDEEDNVEVAVWGEPTQFEFEAKDHVDLGEPLGLSFDAGATVAGSRFVAMSGKMARLHRALAQFMLDTHSEAHGYEETYTPYLVNKDALEGTGQLPKFEEDLFKIPNAQGDKDLYLIPTAEVPVTNLLRENISTQELPIKKVAHTPCFRSEAGSYGRDTRGMIRQHQFDKVELVQFVKAGDSDAALEELTGHAEAILQKLNLPYRKVILCGGDLGFSAAKTYDLEVWLPGQQKYREISSCSNFEDYQARRMGARWRNPETNKPELLHTLNGSGLAVGRTMVAVLENYQQVDGSIVVPEALRPYMGGLELIS, from the coding sequence ATGCTGGACATCAAATTTATTCGCGACAATCTGGATCAGGTAAAAGCAGGCCTGGCGAAAAAGGGATTCACCTTTGACGATATCGAATTTAAGCGTCTGGACGAAGCACGTAAATCGTCGCTGACCAAAGCTCAGGCGTTGCAGGCTGAGAAGAAAAAGGCCTCGAAACAGATTGGTGCATTAATCGGCCAGGGCATGTCGCCTGAAGATGCCAAGGCTCAGGTGATGGGCAGTATTGATGCTGATATTACCGAAGCGGAAGCGGCAGCCAAGCAAGCTGAACAGGCATTGCAGAATCTGCTGATGAGCATTCCGAATGTGCCGCATGATGAGGTGCCACACGGTAATGATGAAGAAGACAACGTTGAAGTAGCTGTTTGGGGTGAGCCAACACAGTTTGAGTTTGAAGCCAAAGATCACGTTGATCTGGGTGAGCCGCTGGGCCTGAGCTTTGATGCTGGCGCAACGGTTGCTGGTTCTCGTTTTGTTGCTATGTCCGGCAAGATGGCCCGTCTGCACCGCGCGTTAGCTCAGTTTATGCTGGACACCCACAGCGAAGCACACGGTTATGAAGAAACCTACACGCCGTATCTGGTGAATAAGGATGCGCTGGAAGGTACCGGTCAGCTGCCTAAATTTGAAGAAGATCTGTTTAAGATTCCTAATGCTCAGGGCGATAAAGATCTCTATCTGATTCCAACCGCTGAAGTGCCGGTTACCAACTTACTGCGTGAAAATATTTCAACGCAGGAATTACCGATTAAGAAGGTTGCCCATACGCCGTGTTTCCGTTCTGAGGCGGGTAGTTATGGTCGTGATACCCGTGGCATGATTCGCCAGCATCAGTTTGACAAGGTTGAGCTGGTTCAGTTTGTTAAAGCCGGGGATTCCGATGCCGCATTAGAAGAACTGACAGGTCATGCTGAAGCGATTCTGCAGAAGCTGAATCTGCCGTACCGCAAAGTGATTTTGTGTGGTGGCGATTTGGGCTTTTCTGCGGCCAAAACTTACGATCTGGAAGTATGGCTGCCGGGTCAGCAAAAATACCGTGAAATCTCTTCCTGCTCTAACTTTGAAGATTACCAGGCACGTCGCATGGGTGCTCGCTGGCGTAATCCGGAAACCAATAAGCCGGAATTACTGCACACTCTGAACGGCTCCGGTCTGGCGGTTGGTCGTACCATGGTGGCGGTGCTGGAAAACTACCAGCAAGTCGACGGTTCTATTGTTGTGCCGGAAGCTTTGCGCCCTTATATGGGTGGCTTAGAATTAATTAGCTAA
- the crcB gene encoding fluoride efflux transporter CrcB: MALLWIGLGGALGAISRYLVATAIFKWLDKPFPYGTLSVNLLGSFAIGVAYIWLVQHQWGGDHHKQLAMVGFLGAFTTFSTFSLESITLIQQERWMAALSYMGISLMGCLLATLSGMWLARWLSESIG, from the coding sequence ATGGCGCTGTTATGGATTGGTCTTGGCGGTGCACTAGGGGCGATATCTCGTTATCTGGTGGCAACCGCTATCTTTAAATGGCTGGATAAGCCATTTCCTTATGGCACCCTGTCGGTGAACCTGCTAGGCTCCTTCGCCATTGGCGTGGCCTATATCTGGTTAGTACAACACCAGTGGGGCGGAGATCACCACAAGCAACTGGCGATGGTGGGTTTCCTTGGTGCGTTTACAACATTTTCCACCTTCTCTTTAGAAAGTATTACCCTGATACAGCAAGAGCGCTGGATGGCAGCGTTAAGCTATATGGGAATCAGCCTGATGGGGTGTTTGTTGGCGACATTGTCCGGAATGTGGCTGGCCCGGTGGTTATCAGAATCGATTGGTTAA
- a CDS encoding replication-associated recombination protein A — translation MSDDLFGSHQPAYEPLASRLRPQTLDEYVGQEHVVGPGTPLRRSLDNGELHSIIFWGPPGVGKTTLARLIAHYVDASFLTISAVMSGVKDIRDAVVRAQQSRAAGRKTVLFIDEVHRFNKSQQDAFLPYVEDGTFLFVGATTENPSFELNNALLSRAQVYILKSLLPEQIEQVLQQALAKLDGAPQVEAQALQRIAQASDGDARKSLNLLEFALQLAKAEGRLDIEVVDQLLANNLRRFDKGGEAFYDQISALHKSVRGSDPDAAMYWFVRMLDGGCDPLYIARRVVRMASEDIGNADPRALALCTNAWDVQTRLGSPEGELAIAQAVVYLACAPKSNAVYMAYNNARAMIAEQPSYEVPLHLRNAPTKLMKESGYGEEYRYAHNEPEAFAAGENYFPPELKDTHLYEPTPRGLEGKIGQKLEYLRQLNQQSSQQRYPKEEH, via the coding sequence ATGTCTGACGATTTATTTGGCTCACATCAACCCGCTTACGAGCCACTGGCATCGCGGTTGCGGCCACAAACCCTGGATGAATACGTCGGTCAGGAACATGTGGTTGGCCCAGGCACACCGTTGCGCCGCAGTCTTGATAATGGCGAATTACATTCGATTATCTTCTGGGGGCCGCCGGGGGTGGGTAAAACCACACTGGCCCGACTGATTGCTCATTATGTTGATGCCAGCTTCTTGACCATCAGTGCAGTAATGTCAGGTGTAAAGGATATTCGTGATGCCGTGGTACGCGCTCAACAAAGCCGTGCTGCCGGGCGCAAAACCGTGCTTTTTATTGACGAAGTACACCGCTTTAACAAGTCTCAGCAAGATGCGTTTTTGCCTTATGTGGAAGATGGCACCTTTTTGTTTGTTGGCGCGACCACAGAAAACCCTTCATTTGAACTGAATAATGCACTGTTATCGCGGGCTCAGGTGTACATTCTTAAAAGCCTGCTGCCTGAACAGATTGAGCAGGTTCTGCAACAGGCGCTGGCTAAGCTCGATGGTGCGCCGCAAGTTGAAGCACAAGCCTTACAGCGTATTGCTCAGGCCAGTGATGGTGATGCACGAAAATCTCTTAACTTGCTGGAATTTGCTTTGCAATTGGCTAAAGCCGAAGGTCGATTGGATATTGAAGTGGTTGACCAGTTGCTGGCCAATAATCTGCGCCGTTTTGATAAGGGCGGTGAGGCGTTTTACGATCAGATTTCTGCCTTGCATAAATCCGTGCGTGGTTCTGATCCGGATGCAGCCATGTACTGGTTTGTGCGCATGCTGGACGGCGGTTGTGACCCGCTTTACATCGCTCGGCGTGTGGTGCGTATGGCATCGGAAGATATTGGCAACGCCGATCCGCGAGCTTTAGCCTTGTGTACCAATGCATGGGATGTACAAACCCGGCTTGGCAGCCCGGAGGGCGAACTGGCGATTGCTCAGGCAGTGGTGTATCTGGCGTGTGCGCCAAAAAGCAACGCCGTGTATATGGCGTATAACAATGCCCGGGCCATGATTGCGGAGCAACCCAGTTATGAGGTGCCGCTGCATCTGCGTAATGCGCCAACCAAACTGATGAAAGAGTCGGGTTATGGTGAAGAATATCGCTACGCCCATAACGAACCAGAAGCTTTTGCTGCCGGTGAAAACTATTTCCCGCCGGAGCTCAAAGACACGCACCTATATGAACCAACACCGCGTGGGCTGGAAGGTAAGATCGGTCAAAAGCTGGAGTACTTGCGGCAGCTGAATCAGCAATCGTCGCAGCAGCGTTATCCGAAAGAGGAGCACTGA
- the lolA gene encoding outer membrane lipoprotein chaperone LolA, with protein MFSRMIWLFTLLINLSWFGVPAYADTSQANDKSVTNEKALASFLLALEGMENFQASFVQSSKTQTGEILQQMEGSLSVAKPGKMRWQTEDPFAQLVVSDGQLIWVYDMDLEQVTIRNMDQRVQETPALLLSGNTQEIDASFVVSKTTADENVIYQLVPKDSSQLFQSLEFHYRDHILQGMKIYDAAGQITDIVFTQQKQNQVIDEQAFVFDVPEGVDVIDGRSL; from the coding sequence ATGTTCTCTCGCATGATATGGCTGTTCACTCTGTTAATTAACCTGTCCTGGTTTGGTGTTCCGGCCTATGCCGATACAAGCCAAGCTAATGACAAGAGCGTGACTAATGAAAAGGCGCTGGCGTCATTTTTATTGGCACTGGAGGGCATGGAAAACTTTCAGGCCAGCTTTGTTCAATCATCCAAAACACAAACTGGCGAAATCCTGCAGCAAATGGAAGGTTCGTTAAGTGTCGCCAAGCCCGGAAAAATGCGTTGGCAAACTGAAGATCCCTTTGCTCAGCTGGTGGTGTCGGATGGCCAGTTAATCTGGGTTTACGATATGGATCTGGAGCAGGTCACGATTCGTAATATGGATCAGCGCGTTCAGGAAACTCCGGCCTTGCTGCTGAGTGGCAATACGCAGGAGATTGATGCCAGCTTTGTTGTCAGCAAAACCACTGCTGATGAAAACGTGATTTATCAGCTGGTGCCAAAAGACTCCAGCCAGTTATTTCAGTCGCTGGAGTTTCATTACCGCGACCATATTCTGCAAGGCATGAAAATTTATGATGCGGCTGGTCAGATCACCGACATTGTGTTCACTCAGCAAAAACAAAATCAGGTAATTGATGAGCAAGCTTTTGTGTTTGATGTGCCGGAAGGTGTGGATGTAATTGACGGTCGTTCACTTTGA
- a CDS encoding DNA translocase FtsK, whose amino-acid sequence MSEDKSLKDSDVLASSLTAEADASQPKRGGRNKRQDVVFLLMVVGSLLLLTALMSYSPEQGGWSAVGSDSPQNAAGRVGAYLADFLFHSLGLLAFAFPLLIIARIALLFRSRREPYEPWYIRSLGIILIIMTLSALAEVSIWQTPWLPAGAGGALGKSQIELLLPLFGFIGSVMILTAALALGLVLYLEFSWLAVFEQIGGWLMDMPMRFGQRDHADREAVKVTGPQVTEPQVTDSQVSESQATEAQKPKRGFWSSLKAKRSEARSERNKAVSTVLKDDPVEPLFSDMDELADSDDIPLMTEALVPEASDTEVSDVEVFSPVEQSAPLKTQRKAQNGTAKAVDTSASLAIPNAATTPVSVTTPVASSSDSADKEIPIQPLEKKETGVSERAARELQGSLFKSDQPLPSIALLDPPRTDQGAGFSPERLQDMSQMLVQKLADFGVKVEVTAVAPGPVITRFEIQPAPGVKASKISGLARDLARSMAMVAVRVVEVIPGKSVMGIEVPNENRAMVSISEVLASKEYDKGKSPLTIALGHDIGGNPIVTDLAKAPHMLVAGTTGSGKSVGVNAMLLSLLFKATPEELRLILVDPKMLELSVYEGIPHLLTPVITDMKEAHNGLRWSVEEMERRYQLMAAMGVRNIAGFNKKVKDALDAGQPIVDPTWQIDQSFDTTPPTLEPLPYIVIVIDEFADMMMMVGKKVEELIARVAQKARAAGIHMILATQRPSVDVITGLIKANVPTRIAFQVSSKIDSRTILDQGGAEQLLGHGDMLFMPPGSALPERVHGAFVDDDEVHRLVAEWKQRGEPEYIEEITQGGEGDGVPGMEGGDEKDDLYDQAVAFVTESGKCSISSVQRKLRIGYNRAARLVETMEASGVVSPPAHNGAREVIARAAPQ is encoded by the coding sequence TTGTCCGAAGATAAGTCTTTGAAGGATTCAGATGTTTTAGCGTCTTCGTTAACGGCTGAGGCTGATGCATCTCAACCGAAACGTGGTGGTCGGAACAAACGTCAGGACGTTGTTTTTCTTCTGATGGTGGTCGGTTCGCTGTTATTGCTAACCGCCTTGATGTCTTATTCGCCAGAACAAGGTGGCTGGAGTGCAGTTGGCTCTGATAGTCCACAAAATGCAGCCGGACGGGTGGGAGCTTATCTGGCGGATTTCCTGTTTCACTCTCTGGGCCTGCTGGCATTTGCTTTTCCTCTTTTGATTATTGCCCGTATTGCATTGTTATTTCGCTCACGGCGAGAACCTTATGAGCCCTGGTACATCCGCAGTTTAGGGATCATTCTGATTATCATGACGCTGAGCGCGCTGGCGGAAGTGAGTATCTGGCAGACGCCTTGGCTGCCAGCGGGAGCGGGAGGGGCGCTGGGTAAAAGCCAAATAGAATTATTGTTGCCGTTGTTTGGTTTTATTGGTTCGGTCATGATCCTCACGGCTGCATTGGCACTGGGTCTGGTTCTGTATCTGGAGTTTTCCTGGCTGGCGGTGTTTGAACAAATTGGCGGGTGGCTGATGGACATGCCAATGCGATTTGGCCAAAGGGATCACGCAGATCGAGAGGCTGTCAAAGTTACTGGACCACAAGTTACTGAACCACAGGTGACCGATTCACAAGTTTCTGAGTCACAGGCTACCGAAGCTCAAAAGCCAAAGCGTGGATTCTGGAGCTCTCTTAAAGCGAAGCGCTCAGAGGCTCGGTCGGAGCGAAACAAAGCAGTCAGCACCGTTCTAAAGGATGATCCGGTAGAGCCTTTATTTTCTGACATGGATGAATTAGCCGATTCTGATGATATTCCGCTGATGACGGAAGCATTAGTTCCTGAGGCATCTGATACTGAAGTGTCTGATGTGGAGGTCTTTTCGCCGGTTGAGCAATCTGCGCCGCTAAAAACTCAAAGAAAGGCTCAGAACGGCACGGCAAAAGCAGTCGATACTTCAGCTTCATTGGCCATTCCTAATGCTGCGACCACTCCTGTTTCCGTGACGACGCCGGTAGCGTCATCAAGCGATTCTGCGGATAAAGAGATTCCAATCCAGCCGCTGGAGAAAAAAGAAACCGGTGTTTCCGAACGAGCCGCCCGTGAGTTACAGGGCAGTTTGTTTAAATCGGACCAACCACTTCCGTCGATTGCTTTGCTGGATCCACCACGTACCGATCAGGGCGCAGGATTCTCCCCCGAGCGACTGCAGGATATGTCGCAAATGCTGGTGCAGAAGCTGGCTGATTTTGGCGTAAAAGTCGAAGTCACTGCCGTGGCGCCGGGGCCGGTGATTACTCGGTTTGAGATTCAGCCTGCTCCTGGCGTTAAGGCCAGCAAAATCTCGGGTCTAGCGCGAGATTTGGCGCGTTCTATGGCAATGGTTGCGGTGCGCGTGGTGGAAGTTATTCCGGGTAAATCCGTGATGGGTATCGAGGTGCCCAATGAAAATCGTGCCATGGTGTCGATTTCTGAGGTACTGGCTTCGAAAGAATATGACAAAGGCAAATCGCCACTGACCATCGCTCTGGGCCATGATATTGGCGGCAACCCCATCGTGACTGATTTGGCCAAGGCGCCACATATGCTGGTGGCTGGTACCACAGGGTCGGGTAAATCGGTAGGTGTAAACGCCATGCTGCTGTCATTGCTGTTTAAGGCTACACCAGAAGAGCTGCGCCTGATTCTGGTTGACCCCAAGATGCTCGAGCTTTCGGTCTATGAAGGTATTCCACACCTGTTGACGCCAGTAATAACCGATATGAAAGAAGCGCACAATGGCTTGCGCTGGTCGGTTGAGGAGATGGAGCGCCGTTATCAGCTGATGGCGGCCATGGGGGTTCGTAATATTGCCGGCTTTAACAAAAAGGTTAAAGACGCGCTGGATGCCGGTCAGCCGATCGTTGATCCGACCTGGCAGATTGACCAATCCTTTGATACCACGCCACCAACGCTGGAACCTCTGCCTTATATCGTGATTGTGATCGACGAATTTGCCGACATGATGATGATGGTGGGCAAAAAGGTTGAAGAACTGATTGCCCGTGTTGCCCAGAAAGCCCGTGCGGCGGGCATTCATATGATTCTGGCGACCCAGCGCCCGTCGGTGGATGTCATTACTGGCTTGATTAAAGCCAACGTGCCGACCCGGATTGCCTTTCAGGTGTCATCCAAAATTGATTCCCGTACCATTCTGGATCAGGGTGGTGCAGAGCAGCTGCTGGGTCATGGTGATATGTTATTTATGCCGCCTGGCAGTGCTTTGCCTGAGCGGGTGCATGGTGCCTTTGTCGATGATGATGAAGTTCACCGCTTGGTTGCCGAATGGAAGCAGCGCGGTGAGCCGGAATACATCGAAGAAATCACCCAAGGCGGGGAAGGTGATGGTGTGCCGGGTATGGAAGGCGGCGATGAAAAAGATGACCTGTACGATCAGGCGGTGGCATTTGTTACTGAATCCGGTAAATGTTCTATTTCGTCGGTTCAGCGTAAATTACGGATCGGCTACAACCGCGCTGCACGTCTGGTAGAAACCATGGAAGCCTCGGGTGTGGTTTCGCCACCGGCTCATAATGGTGCTCGGGAAGTAATTGCACGCGCTGCACCACAATAG
- the aat gene encoding leucyl/phenylalanyl-tRNA--protein transferase, with protein MIDWLDAAQPPFFPASHQALDEPNGLLAAGGCTSPLWLDQAYRRGIFPWNDPDEVRLWWTPAPRAVITTESFRIPRTVKKLINRAKNYTVTLNQAFERVIQACAAPRAEESGTWIDDDIITSYQRMLRSGRALSIELWNPDGDLVGGCYGLLKGQVFFGESMFSRESNASKIAFGVTAPLLFEHGIRMIDCQMHTEHLAQFGALEISRAQFEAQLRQAIQERTQLKLPSALWVSASA; from the coding sequence ATGATTGACTGGCTTGATGCAGCACAACCACCTTTTTTCCCCGCCAGCCACCAGGCACTGGACGAACCTAATGGCTTACTGGCGGCCGGAGGTTGTACATCGCCTTTGTGGCTGGATCAGGCTTATCGCCGGGGTATTTTTCCCTGGAACGACCCGGATGAAGTGCGTCTATGGTGGACACCCGCACCACGGGCCGTGATTACGACGGAATCATTCCGAATCCCACGAACCGTAAAAAAACTGATCAATCGCGCAAAAAACTACACCGTCACGCTGAATCAGGCATTTGAGCGCGTGATTCAGGCTTGTGCCGCCCCCCGAGCCGAGGAGTCCGGCACCTGGATTGATGATGACATCATAACCAGCTATCAGCGTATGCTGCGTAGTGGCAGGGCACTAAGCATCGAACTCTGGAACCCCGATGGTGATTTGGTTGGCGGCTGTTATGGCCTGCTTAAAGGCCAGGTATTTTTTGGCGAATCGATGTTCTCCCGGGAGTCCAACGCGTCAAAAATTGCCTTTGGTGTAACCGCACCATTGCTGTTTGAGCATGGTATCCGGATGATTGATTGCCAGATGCACACCGAACACCTGGCTCAATTTGGCGCTCTGGAGATCTCCAGAGCTCAATTCGAAGCACAACTGCGACAGGCAATACAAGAAAGAACCCAGCTCAAGCTACCATCCGCATTATGGGTTTCAGCGAGCGCATGA
- a CDS encoding arginyltransferase: MKQIRVYLPHESQPCSYLPQQRSRSLYVDPHLKLDQQELSLLSQNGFRRSGRVVYRPECPSCNACQSVRIQAQQLTLSRSHRRILKKNRDLTLKVELPVDGALHYPTYKRYINERHSDGDMYPPHFEQYQGFLLEDFGNTRFLSAYLGEKLIGSLVFDVLDDGLSSVYCFFEPEHSERSPAMFLILSLTILAHGLKLPFNYLGYQVDGCQKMAYKTRFSPLDAFINDEWRPKLR; the protein is encoded by the coding sequence ATGAAACAAATCCGCGTTTATCTGCCCCATGAGTCTCAACCTTGCTCATACCTGCCACAACAGCGTTCACGCAGCTTGTACGTTGACCCGCATTTAAAACTGGATCAGCAAGAGCTTAGCCTGCTCAGCCAAAATGGCTTTCGTCGCAGCGGGCGGGTTGTTTATCGCCCAGAATGCCCAAGCTGCAATGCTTGTCAGTCAGTACGCATTCAAGCTCAGCAACTGACACTTTCACGCTCTCATCGGCGTATTTTGAAAAAGAATCGAGATCTAACACTCAAGGTTGAGCTGCCAGTTGATGGTGCATTGCACTACCCAACCTACAAGCGCTACATCAATGAACGACACTCTGATGGCGATATGTATCCTCCTCATTTTGAGCAATACCAGGGATTTTTGCTGGAAGATTTTGGCAATACCCGTTTTTTATCAGCCTACCTGGGAGAAAAGCTGATCGGCAGTCTGGTGTTTGACGTATTAGACGACGGCCTGTCATCGGTATATTGCTTTTTTGAACCTGAGCATTCGGAGCGCTCTCCGGCCATGTTTTTGATCTTATCCCTGACCATACTGGCACACGGACTTAAATTGCCCTTTAACTATTTAGGTTATCAGGTGGATGGCTGCCAGAAAATGGCCTACAAAACTCGTTTTTCACCACTGGATGCCTTTATTAATGACGAGTGGCGACCGAAACTGAGATAG